From Vitis vinifera cultivar Pinot Noir 40024 chromosome 5, ASM3070453v1, the proteins below share one genomic window:
- the LOC100248153 gene encoding R2R3 transcription factor MYB108-like protein 1 (The RefSeq protein has 1 substitution compared to this genomic sequence): protein MDVNGRGGSSTVLSEEEMDLRRGPWTVEEDLTLVNYIATQGEGRWNSLARCAGLKRTGKSCRLRWLNYLRPDVRRGNITLEEQLLILELHSRWGNRWSKIAQHLPGRTDNEIKNYWRTRVQKHAKQLKCDVNSKQFKDTMRYLWMPRLVERIQAAAAATSGSSPAAVAAHQFSGSCDIVAGSAAVPQMAAGGADFYGGQVSTGYTPENSSTAASSDSFGAQVSPVSDLTEIYNFPVSDNQNPDFFQTDQVGYTDSLISPSGYFNQGLDFQSMEPNTQWYEGGDTATADNLWNVEDIWSVQTQFTNI from the exons ATGGATGTTAATGGTAGAGGTGGTAGCTCCACCGTTTTGAGTGAAGAAGAGATGGACCTGAGGAGAGGCCCATGGACTGTGGAAGAAGATCTTACACTCGTCAATTACATTGCTACCCAGGGCGAAGGCCGCTGGAACTCTCTCGCTCGCTGTGCAG GCCTGAAAAGAACTGGAAAAAGCTGCAGATTGAGGTGGCTGAACTATCTCCGCCCAGATGTTCGACGTGGAAACATCACTCTCGAAGAACAACTTCTGATTCTTGAACTTCACTCCCGCTGGGGAAATCG GTGGTCGAAGATAGCACAGCACTTGCCGGGCAGAACAGACAATGAGATTAAAAACTACTGGAGAACCCGGGTTCAGAAGCATGCCAAGCAGCTGAAATGCGACGTTAACAGCAAGCAATTCAAGGACACCATGCGTTATCTATGGATGCCAAGGTTGGTGGAGAGGATTCAGGCTGCGGCGGCGGCCACATCAGGATCATCTCCGGCCGCCGTGGCCGCCCACCAGTTCAGTGGTAGCTGCGATATCGTCGCCGGAAGTGCGGCGGTTCCTCAGATGGCAGCCGGGGGCGCCGATTTCTACGGTGGGCAAGTCAGCACCGGTTACACCCCGGAGAATTCTAGCACAGCGGCTTCATCGGACTCGTTTGGAGCGCAGGTTTCACCCGTCTCGGACCTGACAGAGATTTACAATTTCCCGGTCAGTGACAACCAAAACCCGGATTTTTTCCAGACCGGCCAGGTTGGGTACACAGATTCGCTAATCAGCCCCTCGGGTTACTTCAACCAAGGATTGGATTTCCAATCCATGGAGCCAAACACCCAGTGGTACGAAGGCGGCGACACGGCCACGGCGGACAATTTGTGGAATGTGGAAGACATTTGGTCCGTACAGACGCAGTTCACCAACATCtga